The following are encoded in a window of Brevibacillus sp. DP1.3A genomic DNA:
- the asnB gene encoding asparagine synthase (glutamine-hydrolyzing), which produces MCGIVGWLDWDDDLSSQHAILHKMAQAIQHRGPDEEGYWLSPRAAIAHRRLIVIDPEGGKQPMIYREGDQTCVLSFNGEIYNYLELRRQLEMLGHSFQTNSDTEVLLHAFLEWREECVRYLNGIFAFAIWDEKNHRLFLARDHLGVKPLFYCQRGSSFLFGSELKALLAHPKVKPEVEADGLADIIGLGPARTPGFGIFRNVNEVRAGHCVTVTKDQIRTRPYWKLESKVHTDDMDTTTERIRALLQDTVQRQLISDLPLVSMLSGGLDSSGLVALAAEELSKKGKTLQTYSVDFVDNDQHFEEGLLHISLDAPWAKSVSEHVQTRHQEITFNAQDLITHFHMPMRARDLPGLGETDTSLYLFCREMKKKATVSLSGESADEVFNGYPWFQKEKFLNSGKFPWMEHDGWSSFLNEEAIERIRPQEYLRRRYEEGIAEVHPLEGETALEAQQRKMSYLFITRFLPLLLDRKDRMSMYTGFEVRVPYCDYRLVEYLWNVPWKVKNIDQIEKGLLRRAYKGYLPHEVLYRNKSAYPMTYHPEYYHAILDHMKQILANPNSPLLPLINKSVIQFVLDGKAPMNLAQSTKLIEYLVQINMWLEEYKVSIR; this is translated from the coding sequence ATGTGTGGAATTGTGGGATGGCTTGATTGGGATGACGATTTGTCATCCCAGCATGCTATTTTGCACAAAATGGCTCAAGCGATCCAACATCGCGGGCCAGACGAAGAGGGATATTGGTTGTCTCCCCGGGCAGCGATTGCGCATCGGCGCCTGATCGTGATCGACCCAGAAGGCGGCAAGCAGCCAATGATCTACCGAGAAGGAGATCAGACGTGCGTCTTATCGTTTAATGGCGAAATCTATAATTATTTGGAACTGCGCCGCCAATTAGAGATGCTTGGACACTCCTTTCAAACCAATTCTGACACGGAAGTATTACTGCACGCTTTTTTGGAATGGAGAGAGGAATGTGTCCGTTATCTCAATGGAATTTTTGCATTCGCCATTTGGGACGAAAAAAATCATCGATTGTTTTTAGCGCGTGACCACTTAGGTGTAAAACCATTATTTTATTGCCAACGAGGGAGCTCGTTCTTGTTCGGCTCCGAACTGAAAGCCTTGCTCGCCCATCCAAAAGTGAAGCCTGAAGTAGAAGCGGATGGGTTAGCAGATATTATCGGACTTGGTCCGGCGAGAACGCCTGGATTCGGTATTTTCCGCAATGTAAATGAGGTTCGAGCTGGACATTGTGTAACAGTCACGAAGGATCAAATCAGGACAAGGCCATACTGGAAACTTGAGAGCAAGGTGCATACCGATGATATGGATACAACGACAGAAAGAATACGCGCACTGTTACAAGACACGGTACAACGCCAGTTAATCTCTGACCTGCCTTTAGTTAGTATGCTGTCTGGCGGTTTGGACTCTAGTGGCTTGGTGGCTTTAGCTGCTGAAGAGCTAAGTAAAAAAGGGAAGACGTTGCAAACCTATTCGGTTGATTTTGTTGACAATGATCAGCATTTTGAAGAAGGGTTGCTGCACATTAGCTTGGATGCACCATGGGCGAAATCAGTCTCAGAGCATGTACAAACGAGGCATCAAGAGATTACCTTCAACGCTCAAGATCTGATTACTCATTTTCATATGCCAATGAGAGCGCGTGATCTCCCGGGATTAGGGGAGACGGATACCTCGCTCTATTTGTTCTGCCGGGAAATGAAGAAAAAAGCGACCGTCTCGCTATCAGGTGAATCGGCAGACGAAGTGTTTAACGGGTATCCTTGGTTTCAGAAGGAGAAATTCTTGAATTCAGGCAAATTCCCTTGGATGGAGCATGACGGGTGGAGTTCATTTTTAAATGAAGAAGCCATTGAAAGGATTCGCCCACAAGAATATCTTCGCAGGCGGTATGAAGAAGGGATTGCAGAGGTACATCCTTTGGAAGGGGAGACAGCATTGGAAGCGCAACAGCGCAAAATGTCGTACCTCTTTATCACACGTTTTCTTCCGTTGCTATTGGATCGCAAGGATCGAATGAGCATGTATACGGGGTTTGAAGTACGTGTTCCCTATTGTGATTACCGTCTGGTTGAATATTTATGGAATGTTCCATGGAAAGTAAAAAATATTGATCAAATCGAAAAAGGCTTGCTTCGCAGAGCATACAAAGGATATTTGCCGCATGAAGTATTGTACCGCAACAAAAGCGCATATCCGATGACCTATCATCCAGAGTATTACCATGCGATTTTGGACCATATGAAACAAATTTTAGCGAACCCTAATTCGCCTCTACTACCATTGATTAATAAGTCTGTGATCCAATTTGTACTGGATGGAAAAGCACCTATGAATCTAGCTCAATCAACGAAGCTGATCGAATACCTCGTCCAAATAAATATGTGGTTAGAGGAATACAAGGTTTCCATTCGATAG
- the hutG gene encoding formimidoylglutamase, producing MNSLPKNVSADLWTGRTDHTERRSSFRYHQIVEITDLDILQAAKDRTVAIIGFECEEGVRRNQGRLGAAKAPNAIRQALASLPWKVEEGKRIVDVGNVACPNEELEAAQEELGNAVSAIFSKAMTPIILGGGHETLYGHYLGVRKHIGKEASLGIINIDAHFDLRSYEVQPSSGTMFRQILEHDKNSSYFVLGIQRFGNTQELFDKADELGVRYVYEEEMTDARMDEITLSVSEFIEKHDHVMLTLCTDVLNAAFAPGVSAPSPFGLTPMVVRTLIRTVAAHKKTLSFDICEVNPILDENGRTVKLGAYLTNEAIMGLLEN from the coding sequence ATGAATAGCTTGCCAAAGAATGTATCAGCAGATTTGTGGACCGGCCGGACTGACCATACGGAGAGACGAAGCAGTTTTCGCTATCATCAGATTGTAGAAATAACGGACTTGGATATATTGCAAGCTGCTAAGGATCGTACAGTCGCCATCATTGGGTTTGAATGTGAAGAGGGAGTGAGGCGCAATCAAGGACGATTAGGTGCAGCCAAAGCTCCAAACGCAATTCGGCAAGCGCTTGCAAGCCTTCCTTGGAAGGTGGAGGAAGGAAAACGGATTGTTGATGTGGGGAATGTTGCTTGTCCAAACGAAGAGCTAGAAGCTGCCCAGGAAGAATTGGGGAACGCCGTCTCTGCAATCTTTTCCAAAGCTATGACGCCCATTATTTTAGGTGGAGGCCATGAGACATTGTATGGTCATTACCTAGGTGTCCGAAAGCATATTGGAAAAGAGGCTTCCTTGGGAATCATCAATATTGACGCTCACTTCGATCTACGTTCCTATGAAGTTCAGCCTTCATCGGGGACGATGTTTCGGCAAATACTAGAGCATGACAAAAATAGCAGCTATTTTGTGTTGGGGATTCAGCGTTTCGGAAATACGCAGGAGCTATTTGATAAAGCAGACGAGCTCGGTGTCCGTTATGTGTATGAAGAAGAGATGACAGACGCACGAATGGATGAAATTACTTTATCTGTAAGCGAATTCATCGAGAAACACGATCATGTCATGCTAACGCTATGTACAGATGTATTAAACGCAGCTTTTGCACCGGGAGTAAGTGCTCCATCTCCTTTTGGCCTTACACCAATGGTTGTTCGTACTTTGATCCGTACCGTTGCCGCTCATAAGAAAACGCTTTCTTTTGATATTTGTGAAGTGAATCCGATTTTAGATGAAAACGGAAGAACAGTAAAGTTAGGTGCTTACTTGACGAATGAAGCCATCATGGGATTACTAGAGAACTAA
- a CDS encoding LysR family transcriptional regulator, producing the protein MDIKHLHYFVTVCDQLSYSKAAQKLHISQPSLSNAIKNLEQEVGSPLLERNTRKMELTDAGKILYQKSLLLLSQMNMLKKEMEEVKLTGSGDLIIGIIESVKHWIPKVIRGYQGRFPSINIKLIEVLSGKAVKESLRKYHTHLLITNQFIDEEDIELFPLYDERLMLVLHKDHPLAQKESVRLKDLASEPFIISTEGFQTREDILTAFSFEQVNPQIKFEIERFETALTLVRENLGVTIIPENYLSGSTDASLVRKTIDSPALERTVYLAYMKNRYLSPAVQAFLEEVRGKFPSR; encoded by the coding sequence TTGGACATCAAACATTTGCACTATTTTGTGACAGTTTGTGATCAGTTGAGCTACTCCAAAGCCGCACAAAAACTGCATATTTCACAGCCTTCCTTAAGTAATGCGATTAAAAATCTGGAGCAAGAAGTCGGCTCTCCACTGCTCGAGAGAAACACAAGAAAAATGGAATTGACGGATGCTGGTAAAATTTTGTATCAGAAATCGTTGTTGCTTCTTTCCCAAATGAACATGTTGAAAAAAGAGATGGAAGAAGTAAAGCTGACTGGCAGCGGAGATCTCATCATCGGCATCATTGAGTCCGTGAAGCATTGGATTCCAAAAGTCATTCGCGGATATCAGGGACGTTTTCCCTCTATTAACATCAAGCTAATCGAGGTGTTGAGCGGGAAAGCTGTAAAGGAATCACTGCGGAAGTATCATACGCATTTACTCATAACCAACCAATTCATCGATGAAGAAGATATCGAATTATTTCCCCTGTATGATGAGCGCTTAATGCTGGTGCTGCACAAGGATCATCCACTTGCGCAAAAGGAATCGGTTCGATTGAAAGACTTAGCTAGTGAGCCATTCATCATTAGTACAGAGGGATTTCAGACGAGGGAGGATATTCTAACGGCCTTTTCGTTTGAACAAGTCAACCCGCAAATCAAATTTGAGATTGAGCGATTTGAAACTGCGTTAACGTTAGTGAGGGAGAATCTCGGGGTTACGATTATCCCGGAGAACTATTTGTCTGGATCAACAGATGCTTCGCTTGTTCGGAAAACGATTGATTCGCCTGCGCTGGAGCGGACGGTTTATTTGGCGTATATGAAAAATCGTTATTTGTCCCCGGCGGTGCAGGCTTTTTTGGAGGAGGTTCGGGGGAAGTTTCCATCCCGGTGA
- the gltS gene encoding sodium/glutamate symporter: MTLALNQVTTIFLAVALLVLGTFLVRKASFLQKFCIPAPVVGGLLFAVIATALKATGILQITLDTSLQSLFMLTFFTTVGLGASFKLIKLGGKLLVIYWIACGFLALAQNVIGVSLASVFGIHPLIGMMAGAVSMEGGHGAAGAFGQTLEDMGIQSALAVGIAAATFGLVAGGLVGGPTVKYLITKYDLKPTETEEVVETVEEKGQPINSNTFFIQVLLITFCMALGTYLGELFSTATGFVLPGYVGAMFVAVIVRNIVDKLNPKAIDMKSINLISDVTLGIFLSMALMSIKLWEVADLALPMLVTVFVQVVFIVLFGIFVLFRLLGKNYDAAVMVAGFTGHGLGATPNAMANMAAVTGRFGPSRKAYLVVPIVGAFLIDVFAMPIIITTINLFK, translated from the coding sequence ATGACGTTAGCACTTAATCAAGTAACGACGATTTTTCTCGCAGTAGCACTTCTCGTATTAGGTACATTCCTCGTAAGAAAGGCTAGTTTCTTGCAAAAGTTTTGTATCCCGGCACCAGTGGTTGGGGGCTTGTTGTTCGCTGTCATTGCAACGGCTTTGAAAGCGACCGGAATTTTACAAATTACATTGGATACTTCCTTGCAAAGCTTGTTCATGCTCACGTTCTTTACTACCGTTGGATTGGGAGCGAGCTTTAAGCTGATCAAGCTTGGCGGTAAGCTGCTCGTTATTTACTGGATCGCCTGTGGATTTCTGGCTTTGGCACAAAACGTAATTGGTGTGTCTTTGGCTTCAGTATTCGGCATTCATCCATTGATTGGGATGATGGCAGGGGCTGTTTCCATGGAAGGTGGACATGGAGCGGCTGGCGCTTTTGGACAAACGCTTGAGGACATGGGCATTCAATCTGCGTTGGCGGTTGGGATCGCAGCAGCTACCTTTGGTCTCGTAGCAGGGGGCTTGGTTGGCGGACCCACTGTGAAATATTTGATTACCAAATACGATCTGAAGCCGACGGAAACGGAAGAAGTAGTAGAGACAGTAGAAGAAAAAGGACAACCAATTAACTCGAATACCTTCTTCATCCAAGTCCTGTTGATTACATTCTGTATGGCATTGGGAACGTATTTGGGAGAGCTGTTCTCGACTGCAACCGGATTTGTTTTGCCAGGATATGTGGGAGCGATGTTTGTAGCGGTGATTGTCCGTAACATCGTAGACAAGCTCAATCCAAAGGCAATCGACATGAAGAGCATCAACCTGATCAGTGACGTGACGCTCGGAATCTTCCTGTCCATGGCACTGATGAGTATTAAGCTGTGGGAAGTTGCAGATCTTGCGCTTCCAATGCTAGTCACCGTGTTTGTTCAAGTAGTATTCATCGTTTTGTTTGGGATTTTCGTCCTGTTCCGTTTGCTTGGCAAAAACTACGACGCCGCAGTCATGGTCGCAGGCTTTACAGGACATGGTCTGGGCGCTACACCAAACGCAATGGCGAATATGGCGGCAGTAACAGGAAGATTTGGTCCTTCGAGAAAAGCATACCTAGTCGTTCCGATCGTAGGTGCCTTCCTGATTGACGTGTTCGCGATGCCGATCATTATTACCACGATTAATTTGTTTAAATAA
- a CDS encoding cytochrome P450 → MNKVVFPNEISGAENLQQQFEPYGWYAEMRKNSPVHYDEKQQVWNVFLYSDVERVLTDYHLFSSDTGKRIAGSLALKEKGITEMDPPDHGKRRALYTKAFSTRTLQEWEPRIQEISRHLLEEVKEKQSIKILGDLATPMPVIVIADLLGVPSSDWMLFKQWSDVLISSGTRETYEDINLKKEEIMKEMAVYLSPIIQEKRENPAKDFLSDLTQTEYKGQKLSDREIIDIAISLLLAGNVTTSTLLFSVFYCFLLDRPGVYRELRENPQLVDQAIEEVLRFRPPAQVLMRKVQEDTDMFGSLMKKGEIVMAWLGSANRDENTFAQGDQFDIHRPNSNKHLSFGKGCHLCLGAPLSRLEAKVMLTEMIKCYSDISIGGFDNDLILNVTRG, encoded by the coding sequence ATGAATAAAGTAGTATTCCCTAATGAAATATCAGGTGCCGAGAATCTGCAACAACAGTTCGAACCCTACGGCTGGTATGCAGAAATGAGAAAAAATAGCCCGGTACATTACGACGAAAAGCAACAGGTTTGGAACGTATTTCTGTATTCGGATGTAGAGCGTGTGCTGACCGATTATCACCTCTTTTCAAGCGATACAGGCAAACGAATCGCTGGTTCCCTCGCATTGAAAGAAAAGGGGATCACAGAGATGGACCCACCTGATCACGGAAAAAGGAGAGCTCTCTATACAAAGGCATTCTCAACCAGAACACTCCAGGAGTGGGAGCCGCGTATTCAAGAAATTTCACGTCATTTGCTAGAGGAAGTAAAAGAAAAGCAAAGCATCAAAATTTTAGGTGATCTCGCAACCCCGATGCCGGTAATTGTCATTGCCGATTTGCTCGGTGTACCGTCCAGTGATTGGATGCTGTTCAAACAATGGTCCGATGTTCTCATCTCTTCCGGGACCCGCGAAACGTATGAGGATATTAACCTCAAAAAGGAAGAAATCATGAAGGAAATGGCCGTTTATCTCTCTCCGATCATTCAAGAAAAAAGAGAGAACCCGGCAAAAGATTTCCTTTCCGATTTAACGCAAACAGAATATAAAGGCCAAAAACTATCTGACCGCGAGATTATTGATATTGCAATCAGCTTGCTGCTTGCCGGAAATGTAACGACAAGTACGCTCTTGTTTAGTGTTTTCTACTGCTTTTTACTGGATCGACCAGGCGTCTATCGTGAATTAAGAGAGAATCCGCAACTAGTAGATCAAGCAATCGAGGAAGTATTGCGCTTCCGTCCGCCAGCACAGGTTTTGATGCGCAAGGTTCAAGAAGATACGGATATGTTCGGAAGTCTGATGAAAAAAGGCGAAATCGTCATGGCATGGCTCGGTTCTGCCAATCGTGATGAAAATACCTTTGCACAGGGAGATCAATTCGATATCCATCGACCTAATAGCAACAAGCATTTATCCTTTGGAAAGGGCTGCCACTTATGCCTGGGCGCACCACTATCCAGGCTGGAAGCAAAGGTGATGCTAACAGAAATGATCAAGTGCTACTCAGACATCTCAATCGGCGGCTTTGACAACGATCTGATTCTCAATGTAACGAGAGGCTAA
- a CDS encoding condensation domain-containing protein yields MNVSEANQNMAIPQRLPANGSDRFNYMVSYLSDCQLQMVLEMDGQVNQQRLLQAMEASTIAEPIIGCRFIKDPVRPNWERRSDLASSGWCSLQLLSESDSVEKAIQEWLSSPIDIDADAMVKIRILRTSTKDIICIKLNHLCSDGAGLIEYVHLLASLYSELAKNPRYVPESNPEGRDQSRLFKEMGIPNGGMQQAPEPQGPTLPFTPGEPAKRRQAIRRIPREEWLELAQGFKQKGFTVNDVLLAGYMRALYQQMKNVPAEQVKVMVTVNVRKFLPTGKADAIYNLSGVVHASMNQAAGTFADKVKEVAEFMKSQRDNKEILHDAVNTFAFVENFEFQQTLKIIQDVRKQIVADGNSTPILSNFGMIGTSQIAFDDVKVAGAYIVSPAYYAPGLMLGVSTYQDCITLNISFFESNTDIGLIEKLLDTMVEEIKSYRE; encoded by the coding sequence ATGAATGTCAGTGAGGCAAATCAGAATATGGCAATCCCACAACGACTGCCTGCAAACGGAAGTGACAGGTTTAATTACATGGTCAGCTATCTTTCCGATTGCCAACTTCAAATGGTGCTGGAAATGGACGGACAGGTGAATCAACAGCGATTGCTTCAAGCGATGGAGGCAAGCACCATTGCGGAACCTATCATTGGTTGCCGTTTTATAAAAGATCCAGTCCGCCCCAATTGGGAGCGACGCAGCGATTTGGCGTCAAGCGGTTGGTGTTCCTTGCAACTTCTCAGTGAGTCCGATTCCGTAGAGAAAGCCATACAGGAGTGGCTGTCGAGCCCAATAGACATCGATGCTGATGCGATGGTCAAAATTCGCATTCTGCGGACCTCGACCAAAGATATCATTTGCATCAAATTGAATCATTTATGCAGTGATGGTGCAGGATTGATAGAGTATGTTCACCTGCTAGCTTCGCTATATAGTGAGCTTGCCAAAAACCCTCGCTACGTTCCCGAGTCAAACCCTGAGGGTAGGGATCAGAGCCGTTTGTTCAAGGAGATGGGTATCCCAAATGGCGGGATGCAGCAAGCTCCAGAACCCCAGGGACCAACACTTCCTTTTACGCCTGGAGAACCAGCTAAAAGGAGACAAGCCATTCGCAGAATTCCGCGCGAAGAGTGGCTAGAGCTGGCGCAAGGATTTAAACAAAAAGGGTTTACAGTAAATGATGTGTTATTGGCTGGCTACATGCGAGCTTTATATCAACAAATGAAGAATGTTCCAGCTGAGCAGGTCAAAGTCATGGTGACGGTTAATGTAAGAAAATTCTTACCCACGGGGAAGGCGGACGCGATTTACAACTTGTCTGGTGTTGTTCACGCCTCCATGAATCAAGCAGCAGGGACATTTGCAGATAAGGTGAAAGAAGTGGCGGAATTCATGAAGAGTCAACGCGATAACAAAGAGATTCTGCATGATGCGGTAAACACGTTTGCCTTTGTGGAAAATTTTGAGTTTCAACAGACATTGAAGATCATACAGGATGTAAGAAAACAAATCGTAGCAGATGGAAACAGCACTCCAATATTATCAAATTTTGGTATGATTGGTACTAGTCAGATAGCATTCGATGATGTGAAAGTCGCAGGTGCGTACATCGTATCTCCAGCCTATTACGCACCAGGACTGATGCTTGGAGTCAGTACGTATCAAGATTGCATAACCCTCAACATTTCCTTCTTTGAATCGAACACAGACATTGGGTTAATAGAAAAACTCCTGGATACCATGGTAGAAGAAATCAAGTCATACCGAGAGTAG